Proteins encoded together in one Aeromonas encheleia window:
- the uvrA gene encoding excinuclease ABC subunit UvrA gives MEKIVIRGARTHNLKNINLTLPRDKLIVVTGLSGSGKSSLAFDTLYAEGQRRYVESLSAYARQFLSLMEKPDVDHIEGLSPAISIEQKSTSHNPRSTVGTITEIYDYLRLLFARVGEPRCPTHAIPLAAQTISQMVDQVLAQPEGSKLMLLAPVVRDRKGEHSKLLENLAAQGYIRARIDGEVCDLSDPPPLELHKKHTIEVVVDRFKVRADLALRLAESFETALTLSGGIVLVAPMDGEKGVVPMTFSANFACPECGYSMSELEPRIFSFNNPAGACPTCDGLGVQQYFDPAKLIHDPSQSLASGAIRGWDKRSFYYFQMLKSLAEHYKFDLESPWEDLPAKTQEVILRGSGRTEIEFRYMNDRGDVVVRKHPFEGILHNMERRYRETESNSVREELSKYIANKSCTSCGGSRLREEARHVFVDNRNLPAIAEQSIGDALAFFEGLALTGQRAQIADKILKEIVERLGFLVNVGLNYLSLSRSAETLSGGEAQRIRLASQIGAGLVGVMYVLDEPSIGLHQRDNERLLKTLTHLRDLGNTVIVVEHDEDAIRLADHVLDIGPGAGVHGGVIVAQGTPEEIIANPASLTGDYLSGRKQIAIPAERTPLTGKWLKLKGASGNNLRNVNLDLPIGVMTCVTGVSGSGKSTLINDTLFRIAHRELNKATESTPAPYREVEGLEHLDKVVDIDQSPIGRTPRSNPATYTGLFTPIRELLSGTQEARSRGYLPGRFSFNVKGGRCEACQGDGVIKVEMHFLPDVYVPCDVCKGKRYNRETLEVKYKGKNIHEILDMTVEDAREFFDPVPAVARKLQTLMDVGLSYIRLGQSATTLSGGEAQRVKLARELSKRDTGQTLYILDEPTTGLHFHDIQQLLKVLHQLRDRGNTIVIIEHNLDVIKTADWIVDLGPEGGAGGGRILVTGTPEEMSRCKDSHTARFLAPLLVK, from the coding sequence ATGGAAAAAATCGTGATTCGGGGTGCCCGCACCCACAATCTCAAGAACATCAATCTGACCCTGCCCCGCGACAAGTTGATCGTGGTCACCGGTCTGTCCGGTTCCGGCAAATCCTCGCTGGCGTTCGATACGCTCTATGCCGAGGGGCAGCGCCGCTACGTGGAGTCACTCTCCGCCTATGCCCGTCAGTTCCTCTCCCTGATGGAGAAGCCGGATGTGGATCATATAGAGGGGCTGTCACCGGCCATCTCCATCGAGCAGAAGTCCACCTCCCACAACCCGCGCTCGACCGTGGGCACCATCACCGAAATTTATGACTACCTGCGCCTGCTGTTTGCGCGGGTAGGTGAACCCCGCTGTCCGACCCACGCCATCCCGCTCGCCGCCCAGACCATCAGCCAGATGGTGGATCAGGTGCTGGCCCAGCCCGAGGGCAGCAAGCTGATGCTGCTGGCACCCGTGGTACGGGATCGCAAGGGTGAGCACAGCAAGCTGCTGGAGAATCTGGCGGCGCAGGGCTATATCCGCGCCCGCATCGATGGCGAGGTGTGCGATCTCTCCGATCCTCCCCCGCTGGAGCTGCACAAGAAGCACACCATAGAAGTGGTGGTGGACCGCTTCAAGGTGCGTGCCGATCTGGCGCTGCGCCTCGCCGAATCCTTCGAGACGGCGTTGACCCTCTCCGGCGGCATAGTGCTGGTAGCGCCCATGGACGGGGAGAAGGGGGTGGTTCCCATGACCTTCTCCGCCAACTTCGCCTGCCCGGAGTGCGGCTACTCCATGTCGGAGCTGGAGCCACGCATCTTCTCCTTCAACAACCCGGCCGGCGCCTGCCCGACCTGTGACGGCCTCGGGGTGCAGCAATATTTCGATCCCGCCAAGCTGATCCACGACCCGAGCCAGAGTCTGGCGAGCGGTGCTATCCGCGGTTGGGACAAGCGCAGCTTCTATTACTTCCAGATGCTGAAATCCCTCGCCGAGCACTACAAGTTCGATCTGGAGAGCCCCTGGGAGGATCTGCCGGCCAAGACCCAGGAGGTGATCTTGCGTGGCTCGGGTCGCACCGAGATCGAGTTCCGCTACATGAACGATCGCGGCGATGTGGTGGTGCGCAAGCACCCGTTCGAGGGGATCTTGCACAACATGGAGCGGCGCTACCGGGAGACAGAATCCAACTCGGTGCGGGAAGAGCTCTCCAAGTACATCGCCAACAAGTCCTGTACCAGCTGTGGTGGCAGCCGGCTGAGGGAGGAGGCGCGCCACGTGTTCGTGGATAACCGCAACCTGCCCGCCATCGCCGAGCAATCCATCGGCGATGCCCTGGCCTTCTTCGAGGGGTTGGCGCTCACCGGTCAGCGCGCTCAGATCGCCGACAAAATTCTCAAGGAGATCGTCGAGCGGCTCGGCTTCCTGGTCAACGTGGGCCTCAACTATCTGAGCCTGTCCCGCAGCGCCGAGACCCTGTCCGGTGGCGAGGCGCAGCGCATCCGGCTGGCCAGCCAGATCGGTGCCGGCCTGGTGGGGGTCATGTATGTGCTGGATGAGCCCAGCATCGGCCTGCACCAGCGGGACAACGAACGGCTGCTCAAGACCCTCACTCACCTGCGCGACCTCGGCAACACCGTGATCGTGGTGGAGCACGACGAGGACGCCATCCGCCTCGCCGACCACGTGCTCGACATAGGCCCCGGGGCGGGCGTTCACGGTGGTGTCATCGTCGCCCAGGGCACGCCGGAGGAGATCATCGCCAACCCCGCCTCGTTGACGGGGGATTACCTCTCCGGCCGCAAGCAGATCGCCATTCCCGCCGAGCGTACCCCGCTCACCGGCAAGTGGCTGAAGCTGAAAGGGGCGAGCGGCAACAACCTGCGCAACGTCAACCTGGATCTGCCCATAGGGGTGATGACCTGCGTCACCGGGGTCTCCGGCTCAGGCAAGTCGACCCTGATCAATGACACCCTGTTCCGCATCGCCCACCGGGAGCTGAACAAGGCCACCGAATCGACCCCGGCGCCCTACCGCGAAGTGGAAGGGCTGGAGCACCTGGACAAGGTGGTGGACATCGATCAGAGCCCCATCGGCCGTACCCCGAGATCCAACCCGGCGACCTACACCGGCCTGTTCACCCCGATCCGCGAGCTGCTGTCCGGCACCCAGGAGGCGCGTTCGCGCGGCTACCTGCCGGGCCGCTTCTCCTTCAACGTCAAGGGGGGCCGCTGCGAGGCCTGCCAGGGGGATGGCGTCATCAAGGTGGAGATGCACTTCCTGCCAGACGTCTATGTGCCCTGCGACGTCTGCAAGGGCAAGCGTTACAACCGCGAGACCCTGGAGGTGAAGTACAAGGGCAAGAACATCCACGAGATCCTCGACATGACGGTGGAGGATGCCCGCGAGTTCTTCGATCCTGTGCCGGCGGTGGCGCGCAAGCTGCAAACCCTGATGGATGTGGGCCTCTCCTACATCCGGCTCGGCCAGTCGGCCACCACGCTTTCTGGCGGCGAGGCGCAGCGGGTCAAGCTGGCGCGGGAGCTCTCCAAGCGCGACACCGGCCAGACTCTCTACATCCTGGACGAGCCGACCACCGGGCTGCACTTCCACGACATCCAGCAACTGCTCAAGGTGCTGCACCAGCTGCGGGATAGGGGCAACACCATCGTCATCATCGAGCACAACCTGGACGTCATCAAGACCGCCGACTGGATCGTCGATCTCGGTCCCGAGGGGGGCGCCGGCGGTGGCCGTATCCTGGTGACCGGCACGCCCGAGGAGATGAGCCGCTGCAAAGATTCCCATACGGCGCGCTTTTTGGCGCCCTTGTTGGTAAAATAA
- a CDS encoding LuxR C-terminal-related transcriptional regulator — protein MTPEYPLVLITEHNAQAISFQRHLGEQLGLAILLVGELDALPEPADTDSQSLFMIDLDYLKSTQQADWSQTLCSRFGGASTVLLNAPTSTDRELLLMWPHTSGLFFRQDSLDRLVIGIGKVLQGEYWIPRHLLCDLVDYYRKGSGQPLRNQTLLTAREQEIVRHLMTGASNTEIADSLFVSEHTIKSHLYNVFKKLNVKNRLQAVSWAKEYL, from the coding sequence ATGACGCCCGAATACCCCTTAGTGCTGATCACCGAACATAACGCACAAGCTATCAGTTTTCAGCGTCACCTCGGCGAGCAGCTGGGCTTGGCCATCCTGCTGGTGGGAGAGCTGGATGCCCTGCCGGAACCGGCAGATACCGACAGCCAGTCCCTGTTCATGATCGATCTGGATTACCTCAAGTCGACTCAGCAGGCGGACTGGAGCCAGACGCTTTGCAGTCGATTCGGTGGGGCCAGCACCGTGCTGCTCAATGCCCCCACCAGTACGGACCGGGAGCTGTTGCTGATGTGGCCGCACACCAGCGGACTCTTCTTCCGCCAGGACAGCCTGGATCGGCTGGTGATCGGCATCGGCAAGGTGCTGCAGGGGGAGTATTGGATCCCGCGCCATCTGCTCTGTGATCTGGTGGATTACTACCGCAAGGGCAGCGGCCAGCCGCTGCGCAACCAGACGCTGCTGACGGCCCGTGAACAGGAGATAGTCCGTCATCTGATGACGGGGGCCTCCAATACCGAGATCGCCGACAGCCTGTTTGTGAGCGAACACACCATCAAGTCCCACCTCTATAACGTATTCAAGAAGTTGAACGTCAAGAACCGCTTGCAGGCGGTGAGCTGGGCCAAGGAATATCTCTGA
- a CDS encoding single-stranded DNA-binding protein: MASRGINKVILIGNLGQDPEVRYMPSGGAVTNITLATSESWRDKQTGEQKERTEWHRVVFMGKLAEVAGEYLKKGSQVYVEGKLQTRKWQDQGGQERYTTEILVDSFSGVMQMLGGRPQGGAGQSMGGQQSQGNWGQSQQAAPQQNMPRPAAAPQQNMQQQGGYSRPQQQQQPQSAPPVYNEPPMDFDDDIPF; the protein is encoded by the coding sequence ATGGCCAGTCGAGGCATCAATAAAGTCATTCTGATCGGTAACCTGGGGCAAGACCCGGAAGTGCGCTACATGCCGAGTGGCGGTGCCGTGACCAACATCACCCTGGCCACCTCCGAATCCTGGCGCGACAAGCAGACCGGTGAGCAGAAAGAGCGCACTGAATGGCACCGTGTGGTGTTCATGGGCAAGCTGGCCGAAGTGGCTGGCGAGTACCTGAAAAAAGGCTCCCAGGTCTATGTCGAAGGCAAACTGCAGACTCGCAAGTGGCAGGATCAGGGGGGTCAGGAGCGTTACACCACCGAAATCCTGGTCGACAGCTTCAGCGGCGTGATGCAGATGTTGGGTGGCCGTCCGCAAGGCGGCGCCGGTCAGAGCATGGGTGGCCAGCAATCCCAGGGCAACTGGGGCCAGTCGCAACAGGCCGCTCCTCAGCAGAACATGCCACGCCCCGCGGCCGCACCGCAGCAGAACATGCAGCAGCAAGGTGGCTACAGCCGTCCTCAGCAACAGCAGCAACCTCAGTCTGCCCCGCCGGTTTACAACGAACCGCCGATGGATTTCGACGACGACATTCCATTCTAG
- a CDS encoding substrate-binding periplasmic protein, with protein sequence MAFLNRLLRFTLLLHMGTLAAEPLRVGVNFAIPPYVIKHQGRGIELDLLTQAFAGSGYEPRFIYLPLERTFRMLEEGKLDAIINVKPGMLKHAYLSQPVITFHNRVFTLDDRVIHSIADLKGLRVSAFQRARQILGEDFASMAAQNPRYEEVARQQSQVQMLLLGRTDAVILEQRVFYYYLAQQRESESDSGRHAPVRVRQHTLFAPTHYHFAFRRVTQQQWFDRQLARMREDGRYERILASYEASSSAENIKASP encoded by the coding sequence ATGGCCTTCCTTAACCGCCTGCTGCGCTTCACCCTGCTGCTGCATATGGGCACCCTGGCCGCCGAGCCACTACGGGTGGGCGTCAATTTCGCCATCCCGCCTTACGTGATCAAGCACCAGGGCCGCGGCATCGAGCTGGATCTGCTGACACAGGCCTTTGCCGGCAGTGGCTACGAGCCCCGGTTCATCTACCTGCCGCTGGAGCGTACCTTCCGCATGCTGGAAGAGGGCAAGCTGGATGCCATCATCAACGTGAAGCCCGGCATGCTGAAGCACGCCTATCTGTCGCAGCCGGTGATCACCTTCCACAACAGGGTCTTTACCCTGGACGATAGGGTCATCCACTCGATCGCGGATCTGAAGGGGTTGCGTGTCAGCGCCTTCCAGCGGGCACGGCAAATCCTGGGGGAGGATTTCGCCAGCATGGCCGCTCAGAATCCTCGCTATGAAGAGGTGGCCAGGCAGCAGAGCCAGGTACAGATGCTGCTGTTGGGCCGCACTGATGCCGTGATCCTGGAGCAGAGGGTGTTCTACTACTATCTGGCGCAGCAACGCGAGAGTGAATCGGACAGCGGGCGCCATGCCCCCGTTCGGGTCAGGCAACATACCCTGTTCGCCCCCACCCACTATCACTTTGCCTTTCGTCGGGTCACCCAGCAGCAGTGGTTCGATCGCCAGCTCGCGCGCATGAGAGAGGATGGGCGCTATGAACGGATCTTGGCGAGCTATGAGGCGAGCTCATCGGCCGAAAACATAAAAGCCAGCCCATGA
- the yjbD gene encoding DUF3811 domain-containing protein → MKKLEMKDLTEAEKAEITLLLQKAQANADHTLTNGERNKIREEGRLLIAAERAKVAKVASALAREKAKERAKNQVLPDTFSWIDSVSNKFRSKR, encoded by the coding sequence ATGAAAAAACTGGAAATGAAAGACCTCACCGAGGCCGAGAAGGCCGAGATCACCCTGCTGCTGCAGAAAGCCCAGGCCAATGCCGATCACACCCTGACCAATGGGGAGCGCAACAAGATCCGTGAGGAAGGGCGGCTGCTGATCGCCGCGGAGCGCGCCAAGGTCGCCAAGGTCGCCTCAGCGCTGGCGCGGGAGAAAGCCAAGGAGCGCGCCAAGAACCAGGTGTTGCCCGATACCTTCAGCTGGATTGACTCCGTCAGCAACAAGTTCCGCAGCAAGCGCTAA
- the cspE gene encoding transcription antiterminator/RNA stability regulator CspE, which produces MSNKMTGTVKFFNAEKGFGFISPADGGKDVFVHFSAIQSTSFKTLDEGQRVEFTIEQGQKGPAAANVVGL; this is translated from the coding sequence ATGTCTAACAAAATGACTGGTACCGTTAAGTTCTTCAACGCAGAAAAAGGTTTTGGCTTCATCTCCCCGGCTGACGGTGGCAAAGACGTGTTCGTACACTTCTCCGCTATCCAGTCCACCAGCTTCAAAACCCTGGACGAAGGTCAGCGCGTTGAGTTCACCATCGAGCAAGGCCAGAAAGGCCCGGCTGCTGCCAACGTAGTTGGTCTGTAA
- a CDS encoding ATP-binding protein, with protein MIKRLCARLLPKGLTGQIVLVALAGLVLIQLLSIQIYRSDREEALGYVNSRNAMQRIVSVVRLLTLSPPSLYHEILKASRSETLLLRLADEPLQPDNRSPRFEKLVRAKLDYPPQLAVEISAELKQEFQRSQAWRHHNRMMKDRNGMPPPQDMRLYGSIQLPNGGWLQFSSLVDKESVSWSWQTTLNLILVASLVIGLMIWLFRRATQPLKQLAANADRLGRGEDIEPLREEGPTEIRESIQAFNRMHTRLDRFVQDRTRMLAAISHDLRTPITSLRLRTEFLAEGEDKERIQQTLQQMEQMLAATLSFAREEGQQEATRELDLVSLLESLCDDYADTGQPVTCLAEGKQVYACRANTLRRVLQNLIGNAIKYAGSAEVSLERGEGELFIRVCDRGPGIDPSRLEDVFKPFVRLDEARNTESGSVGLGLAIARTLVHQHGGELSLHNRAEGGLEARISLPL; from the coding sequence ATGATCAAGCGACTCTGCGCCAGGCTGTTGCCGAAGGGGCTGACCGGCCAGATAGTACTGGTTGCCCTGGCGGGGCTGGTGTTGATCCAGCTGCTCAGCATCCAGATCTACCGCTCCGACAGAGAGGAGGCGCTCGGTTACGTCAACAGCCGCAATGCCATGCAGCGCATCGTCTCAGTGGTGCGGCTGCTGACCCTCTCACCCCCCTCTCTCTATCACGAGATCCTCAAGGCGAGCCGCAGCGAGACCCTGCTGCTGCGCCTCGCCGACGAACCGCTGCAGCCTGACAATCGCAGCCCCCGTTTCGAGAAGCTGGTGCGGGCCAAGCTGGATTATCCGCCGCAACTGGCGGTGGAGATCAGCGCCGAGCTGAAGCAGGAGTTCCAGCGCAGCCAGGCCTGGCGGCACCACAATCGCATGATGAAGGATCGCAACGGCATGCCGCCACCCCAGGACATGCGGCTCTATGGCTCCATCCAGCTGCCCAATGGTGGCTGGTTGCAGTTCAGCTCTCTGGTGGACAAGGAGTCGGTCAGCTGGTCCTGGCAGACCACCCTCAACCTGATCCTGGTAGCGAGCCTGGTGATCGGCCTGATGATCTGGCTGTTCCGCCGCGCCACCCAACCGCTCAAGCAACTGGCCGCCAACGCGGACAGGCTGGGGCGCGGCGAGGATATCGAGCCGCTGCGGGAGGAGGGGCCGACCGAGATCCGCGAATCCATTCAGGCATTCAACCGCATGCACACCCGGCTCGATCGCTTCGTGCAGGACAGGACCCGGATGCTGGCGGCCATCTCCCACGATCTGCGCACCCCCATCACCAGCCTGCGCCTGCGTACCGAGTTTCTGGCGGAGGGGGAGGACAAGGAGCGCATCCAGCAGACCCTGCAACAGATGGAGCAGATGCTGGCGGCGACCCTGAGCTTCGCCCGTGAGGAGGGGCAGCAGGAAGCGACCCGGGAGCTGGATCTGGTCAGCCTGCTGGAGAGCCTGTGTGACGACTATGCCGACACCGGCCAGCCGGTCACCTGCCTGGCCGAGGGCAAGCAGGTCTATGCCTGCCGTGCCAATACCCTGCGCCGGGTGCTGCAAAATCTCATCGGCAACGCCATCAAGTACGCGGGCAGCGCCGAGGTGTCGCTGGAGCGAGGCGAGGGGGAGTTGTTTATTCGGGTCTGCGATCGGGGACCTGGTATAGATCCGAGCCGGCTGGAGGATGTGTTCAAGCCCTTCGTGCGCCTCGATGAGGCTCGTAACACGGAATCCGGCAGTGTGGGGCTGGGGCTTGCCATCGCTCGTACTCTGGTACACCAGCACGGTGGGGAGCTCAGCCTGCATAACCGTGCCGAAGGCGGACTGGAGGCGAGGATCAGCCTGCCGCTGTGA
- a CDS encoding response regulator: MNQGSPHILVVDDHSEIRDLLKRFLEQHGMRVSCARDGKEMKRLLDEREFDLLVLDLMMPGEDGLTLCRELRVKSRLPIIMLTAMGEETDRIIGLEMGADDYLAKPFNPRELLARIKAVMRRTQAESQPAPEALTRDLRFDRWLLDINRRELVDEEGVGLSLSTAEFDLLRVFLERPQRVLSRDQLLDLARGRETVAFDRAIDTLVSRLRRKLERDPKNPELIKTIWGGGYLFAADVTQE; encoded by the coding sequence ATGAACCAAGGCAGTCCCCATATTCTGGTGGTCGACGACCACAGCGAGATCCGCGATCTGCTGAAGCGCTTTCTGGAACAACATGGCATGCGTGTCAGTTGTGCCCGGGATGGCAAGGAGATGAAGCGGCTGCTGGACGAGCGGGAGTTCGACCTGCTGGTGCTGGATCTGATGATGCCGGGGGAGGATGGCTTGACCCTGTGCCGCGAGCTGCGGGTGAAGTCCAGGCTGCCCATCATCATGCTCACCGCCATGGGCGAGGAGACGGATCGCATCATCGGGCTGGAGATGGGCGCCGATGACTATCTCGCCAAGCCGTTCAATCCCCGTGAATTGCTGGCCCGTATCAAGGCGGTGATGCGCCGCACCCAGGCCGAATCCCAGCCGGCGCCCGAGGCATTGACCCGGGATCTGCGCTTCGATCGCTGGCTGCTCGACATCAACCGCCGTGAACTGGTGGATGAGGAAGGGGTGGGACTGAGCCTCTCCACCGCCGAATTTGACCTGTTGCGGGTGTTCCTCGAGCGGCCGCAGCGGGTGCTGAGCCGGGATCAGTTGCTGGATCTGGCCAGAGGCCGCGAGACGGTGGCCTTCGATCGCGCCATCGATACCCTGGTGAGCCGCCTGCGCCGCAAGCTGGAGCGGGATCCCAAGAATCCTGAGCTGATCAAGACCATCTGGGGCGGTGGCTACCTGTTCGCCGCCGACGTGACCCAGGAGTGA
- a CDS encoding sensor domain-containing diguanylate cyclase yields the protein MLPDTDTIKISDVSEGVVHGILEVISEGVWDWNANTGFVYRNSGWYRMLGYEPHSLGNTVFTWENVIHPDDLARVMACFDAYLSGEAPHYKVEYRCRTRDGDFAWVEDYGRIIARNPDGSVARMIGAHRDIHAQKLLYTRLELQNRSLEQQVAERTAELQRLNRELQRQVEENRRLAETDSLTGAASRYRLEQVIRLESERAKRFKDHFSVIAMDVDDFKRINDRYGHAVGDQTLIDIVRLARDNIREIDLIARWGGDEFMLILPNTRLPDAQVVAEKLRQRLSQLSVGEQEGITMSFGLVEYHLSESQSQLMVRVDRALYQAKLSGKNQLCGWH from the coding sequence ATGCTGCCAGATACGGATACGATCAAGATATCGGATGTCAGCGAGGGGGTGGTACACGGCATCCTCGAGGTGATCAGCGAAGGGGTCTGGGACTGGAACGCCAACACGGGTTTCGTTTACCGCAACTCGGGTTGGTATCGGATGCTGGGGTATGAGCCACACTCCCTCGGCAATACGGTGTTCACCTGGGAGAACGTGATCCACCCCGATGATCTGGCGCGGGTGATGGCCTGCTTTGATGCCTATCTGAGCGGGGAGGCGCCGCACTACAAGGTCGAGTACCGTTGCCGCACCCGGGATGGCGACTTCGCCTGGGTCGAGGATTATGGCCGGATCATCGCCCGCAATCCCGATGGCTCTGTGGCCCGCATGATAGGGGCTCATCGCGACATCCATGCCCAGAAGCTGCTCTACACCCGGCTGGAACTGCAGAATCGTTCGTTGGAGCAGCAAGTCGCGGAGCGCACCGCCGAGCTGCAGCGGCTCAATCGGGAGCTGCAGCGGCAGGTCGAAGAGAATCGCCGGCTGGCGGAGACGGACTCCCTGACCGGGGCCGCCAGCCGCTATCGGCTGGAGCAGGTCATCAGGCTGGAGTCCGAACGTGCCAAGCGCTTCAAGGATCATTTCTCCGTCATCGCCATGGACGTGGACGACTTCAAGCGGATCAACGATCGCTATGGCCACGCGGTCGGCGATCAGACCCTGATCGACATAGTGCGGCTGGCGCGGGACAACATCCGCGAGATCGATCTGATTGCCCGCTGGGGGGGCGACGAGTTCATGCTGATCCTGCCCAATACCCGGTTGCCGGATGCCCAGGTGGTCGCCGAGAAGCTGCGCCAGCGGTTGAGCCAGCTCAGCGTGGGCGAGCAGGAGGGCATCACCATGAGCTTCGGCCTGGTGGAATATCACCTGAGCGAATCCCAGAGCCAGCTGATGGTGCGGGTGGACAGGGCGCTCTATCAGGCCAAGCTGTCAGGCAAGAATCAGCTCTGTGGCTGGCATTGA
- a CDS encoding helix-turn-helix transcriptional regulator, whose product MAEPVLMMSETANLEVIEVSPDCREQICCDSLLLALTQERVWLAGHSHLQTHYRIERRFADVHCFLITLGGEGEVLIGERYERLVSGEWALIPAGQPLCYRLAETQLPEPQLPTGGQWELLWLLLHKGSPWDAFASSPRLGCTSQQASLLHTLENLYAEQERHQDPLLSALLVEQLGFYLRRLLQKGEGQKRGERLALRLELLLKEALGECWDISRMAGALHLSERQLYRLCQQHFALAPMALLQRLRLQRAALLLASRGEPVKEVARLCGFKNEYHFSTAFKRQHGLAPSHYRSLHHPGFKSGLL is encoded by the coding sequence ATGGCTGAGCCCGTCCTGATGATGTCTGAAACTGCCAATCTGGAAGTGATAGAAGTCTCCCCCGACTGCCGCGAGCAGATCTGTTGCGACAGCCTGTTGCTGGCGCTGACCCAGGAGCGAGTGTGGCTGGCGGGCCACTCCCACCTGCAGACCCACTATCGGATCGAACGCCGCTTCGCGGACGTGCACTGCTTCTTGATCACCCTGGGCGGCGAGGGGGAGGTGCTGATCGGTGAGCGCTATGAGCGGCTTGTCAGCGGGGAGTGGGCGCTGATCCCGGCGGGCCAGCCGCTCTGCTACCGGTTAGCAGAGACGCAGTTGCCGGAGCCGCAACTGCCTACTGGCGGTCAGTGGGAGCTGCTGTGGCTGCTGCTGCACAAGGGCTCCCCCTGGGATGCCTTCGCAAGCAGCCCCAGACTGGGTTGCACCTCCCAGCAGGCCAGCCTGCTGCATACCCTGGAGAACCTCTATGCGGAGCAGGAGCGCCATCAGGACCCGCTGCTCAGCGCGCTCTTGGTGGAGCAGCTCGGCTTCTATCTGCGCCGCCTGTTGCAAAAAGGGGAGGGACAGAAACGTGGCGAGCGGCTGGCACTGCGTCTCGAGCTGCTGCTGAAAGAGGCGCTCGGCGAGTGCTGGGACATCAGCCGGATGGCCGGGGCGCTGCACCTCTCCGAGCGGCAGCTCTATCGCCTCTGCCAGCAGCACTTCGCGCTGGCGCCCATGGCGCTGCTGCAACGGCTGCGGCTGCAACGGGCCGCGCTGCTGCTCGCCAGTCGAGGCGAGCCGGTCAAGGAGGTGGCCAGGCTGTGTGGCTTCAAGAACGAATACCACTTCTCCACCGCCTTCAAGCGCCAGCACGGGCTGGCCCCCAGCCATTATCGCAGTTTGCATCATCCTGGCTTTAAATCCGGACTACTCTGA
- a CDS encoding VOC family protein has protein sequence MHIHHVAIWAQDLDALKSFYCTLFGGQANECYHNPAKQFSSHFIRFEGGASLELMHSPNLFPADLTLPHPLQGLAHIAFSLGSTEAVDKMTARLKLLKGAEVKHLDGPRWTGDGYYESTFLDPEGNRLELTI, from the coding sequence ATGCATATCCATCACGTCGCCATCTGGGCACAGGATCTGGACGCCCTCAAGAGCTTCTACTGCACCCTGTTTGGCGGCCAGGCGAATGAGTGCTACCACAACCCGGCCAAGCAGTTCAGCTCCCACTTTATCCGCTTCGAGGGGGGCGCCAGTCTGGAGCTGATGCACAGCCCCAACCTGTTTCCAGCTGATCTAACTCTGCCTCACCCGCTGCAGGGGCTGGCCCATATCGCCTTCTCCCTCGGCAGCACTGAGGCGGTGGACAAGATGACAGCCCGCCTCAAGCTGCTCAAAGGCGCCGAGGTGAAGCACCTGGACGGCCCCCGCTGGACCGGCGACGGCTATTACGAGAGCACCTTCCTGGATCCCGAAGGAAACCGGTTGGAGTTGACCATCTAG
- a CDS encoding GNAT family N-acetyltransferase: MRLEFKTIDLERDYELCVQARRDAYFCSFQTYDGFAEFISGYRERIRERRAQGEWHYLHVWAGEQLIGQLEFRSFSDEPETGYVQLIYLFPEYRGSGLAAELQAYIRHHLLSAGCRWALLSVSRTNLRALNHYRRSGWTFLRSNPKHEETDFYRLELAK, translated from the coding sequence TTGCGACTTGAATTTAAAACTATCGACCTGGAGCGGGACTATGAACTCTGTGTGCAGGCGCGCAGGGATGCCTATTTCTGCAGCTTTCAGACTTATGATGGCTTTGCCGAGTTTATCTCCGGTTATCGGGAGCGGATCCGTGAACGGCGGGCGCAAGGTGAATGGCATTACTTGCATGTCTGGGCTGGCGAGCAGCTGATTGGCCAGCTGGAGTTTCGCAGCTTCTCCGATGAGCCCGAAACCGGCTATGTGCAGCTTATCTATCTGTTTCCCGAGTATCGTGGCTCCGGCCTGGCGGCAGAATTGCAGGCGTATATCCGTCATCACTTGTTAAGCGCGGGTTGCAGATGGGCGCTACTGTCGGTTAGCCGCACCAATTTGCGGGCGCTGAACCATTACCGGCGTTCGGGCTGGACATTTTTGCGTTCCAATCCAAAACACGAAGAGACGGATTTTTATCGACTTGAACTGGCAAAATAA